The sequence TCGCCAAACACCCCAACGACAAAAACAAAAGCTTCATCCCTGCATCCTACAAACCCCCCATTTCCCTGTCAAGCCCAAAAACGAGCCCACCTCACCTTCAACCTCACGCCTTCCGACGCCGACCAATCAACAGCATTCCTGCCATCATCACCAAAATTCCCCTGCTTGGCTCAGGCACCGCAAAAATGGCCAGCACCTCCGCCTCACTCAGCGCCTCATCAAACAGCGCCAGGTAATCCAAAGTTCCATCAAAAGTTTTGCGCTGGTTTCCACTCCCCGTGCCCCCCTGCTCGGCTCCCACCGTGAGACCACTCCCCGAGTTCTCATTCACCCAAACATTGTTTCCACTGGTGTCCGTGATCAAATTCCCGGCCGCTGGCTTGGCATAAAAAGTCACCTTGCCCGTCGCGTCTCCCGTAGTTCCCAGATTGTCCACCACCATCGCGATATCATACCATCCCTCCTCAGCTATCACCAAACCCGGACCCGAATTGTAAACATGCGTCGCACCCGACCCACCGACCGATGCCGTGTAATAAGTGAGCCTCCCCGTTAGCGTGAAGCCCATCATAAATCCGACGTTCGATCCACCCATCCCACTGTTCACCAGCCAGACGTTGCCAAAGTTGTCGTCAGAAGCAATCGGCCCGTTCCAATAGAGTCGCGTGATGATCGTCGCATTTCCTTTTACCGTCGCTCCCGTGCTCACCTGAAAAGTCGCAGCCACTGCCGTGTCATTCAGCGGATTGGTTCCGCCTGAATCGCCCGCTCCAGGCACCACGGTCACCGAAGGATTAAACGAAAGACCCCGCGCCAGCGTCCCTACTGCGTCTCCTCCCGAAGGCCCCGTCGCAGGCACTGGCACCCAACTCAGATTGCTCGAAGCCGCATTCACCGGGTTTCCGTTCGCATCCACAATCTGCCCGGCCGACGCCGTGCCCGAAGAAGCATGGTCAAACCGCCACAGCCGATGAGCATCCGTCAACGTCACCGCCCCGTTCGCCTCGACGACCAGGCCGACGAAGATCCAGACAAACATCCATCGTGCGACTCCAGCATTCTTCTTCATAGCAATCAAGATTCTTAGCAGATCAGAAACAAGACACCACCCTAAAATCGATGCCCAACCTCATCAACAGTTCATCTGCCCAATCAAACACCAGTTCATCCAAACACCCATCCAACATTTCTTAACGCTTTATCCTCAAAGGCTTGCACAAGATTTACAGATTTGCCAATATCGAAAAAAATCCCCGCGCTCACTCCTTCCTCACCCAACCGAAGATATGAACCAAGGGATCACCCGTGGCAAAACGCCACACTCCATCGCATCAGTCATTTGCGCCATCCTCGCCGCCGCAGGAGCCACCACCTCCTTCAGCCAGACCAACGTTCCGGTCCCCAAACAAACCTTCACCACCCCGCAGCTCCACACCAAACTGCGCACCTTCACCGCCGCCGAGGTCGGACAACGACCCACCTTCGCCGCCATGCATCGCGGCCACCTCGTCATCTCCGGTGGCTTTGCCGATGCCAACGGACAAAACGGTAAACTCAGCACCTGGCGACTCTCCCAATCCGCCACTCCCAACAACGTCGGCCCCAGCCGCGTCGGCGTGCATGAGAACAACGCCATCTTCAAAAGCCACGCCATGGGCTTCTCCGGCGAACTCACCCAAATTCGCGCCAGCAAATTCACCGTCTACGACC comes from Phragmitibacter flavus and encodes:
- a CDS encoding PEP-CTERM sorting domain-containing protein (PEP-CTERM proteins occur, often in large numbers, in the proteomes of bacteria that also encode an exosortase, a predicted intramembrane cysteine proteinase. The presence of a PEP-CTERM domain at a protein's C-terminus predicts cleavage within the sorting domain, followed by covalent anchoring to some some component of the (usually Gram-negative) cell surface. Many PEP-CTERM proteins exhibit an unusual sequence composition that includes large numbers of potential glycosylation sites. Expression of one such protein has been shown restore the ability of a bacterium to form floc, a type of biofilm.) yields the protein MKKNAGVARWMFVWIFVGLVVEANGAVTLTDAHRLWRFDHASSGTASAGQIVDANGNPVNAASSNLSWVPVPATGPSGGDAVGTLARGLSFNPSVTVVPGAGDSGGTNPLNDTAVAATFQVSTGATVKGNATIITRLYWNGPIASDDNFGNVWLVNSGMGGSNVGFMMGFTLTGRLTYYTASVGGSGATHVYNSGPGLVIAEEGWYDIAMVVDNLGTTGDATGKVTFYAKPAAGNLITDTSGNNVWVNENSGSGLTVGAEQGGTGSGNQRKTFDGTLDYLALFDEALSEAEVLAIFAVPEPSRGILVMMAGMLLIGRRRKA